In Glycine max cultivar Williams 82 chromosome 10, Glycine_max_v4.0, whole genome shotgun sequence, the DNA window GTATTCATTCTATATGCACAATGTTTGATCTTGAAGCATTGTATTTGCATGACAATAACTTCTCAGGAGATATACCTTTATCATTTCATTGCTAAACTGCAAGACATTTTCAGGAACTGCTCCAGGATTCATGAGCATAAAATTGAAGTTATGCAATTGAGATCCAATTAATCAAATCtagtataattattaatttcactACAGACATGCTTTCTTGTCTCATTGTTGTTGACCTAGTGGATAAAAGGTTAAACTAACCCGCCCAACATATAGTTCATAGACTATTACTTgagttcctttaaaaaaaaagagtattacttgagtaatttttatatttaggaAAGGGATTAATCTTTGATCATTTACTGAGAATAgctttagttttttgttttttttttataaaaaaaaacactattaaGATCAATTCCAAATTACTTTCATGTATGAATCATTgtcataaaatgaaaacaagtcCATTCCTCAGTATAGTTCCACCTTTTAGTTGCTGAATTCAGGTTTGTGATGCACATACAAATGggcatgaaaaaataatatgaaatgaaTAATGGCATGATATGGCTCATGGAGCATTCAGTAACAACTTATTGACCGGATGTATTCCCTCCACTAAAAAGAATAGTGCCATATACTTACGTGTGACAGTGTGACATTGTATTGCATAAAAGAATGTGACATTGTATTAGCCTTTATTGgactattaaaaattaaaaatattagaaaataatttttttatttatgctaataatagaaaaaaatgacatGTTATCAATATCAAATGTTAGTATATAAGAGCATCTCCAGCTAGAATTTCTTTGAGTGAATTtcataagttgtttttttatgagaatcaaaatatttttttaatccccataatatcaataatataaaGTCACTCATAAGAAATTTATACACAATTTTACTCAAATGAtaagaaacttaaaaaaactcacacttttatatttttttattttcacttaattatggttgaaataaaataattaattcaatttttgaattattgcatataaaaatattaaatgttaaaaattaatgaaaatttactctattcaatttttttataataagttaaaaataatgaaaaaaatacatcatgatGGAAAATACATAACATTACATGAagttaattttcattattttgttttccaaaATGTTCCCAAATATCCTCAACCAAATCTTTCTAAAATTGACGGTGCTTATCTCTATCAAGAACCTTTGCTCTCCTTTGGAGGTATGGTGATCTGAAATTAAGGTGAGCACCCAAAGATACTTCTTTTGTCGACATGTCATTATCTTTATTATCATAATCAATATGATTTTGATACGTGTGTCATTCGTCCTCGACAATCATGTTATGCAATATAATATGTGCATAAATTATATTCTAGAAATGTGATGGACCACATATAATTACGAATTAAGATTGGAGCACTCCAAACACACGTTCTACATCCTTTGTTGTTTATTCTTGTCATTGTGCAAATAATTTTCTCTTTGTGGCATTGAGGTAATCTTCACAAATATAACTTGACAATCATGTTATGCAATATAATATGTGCATAAATTATATTCTAGAAATGTGATGGACCACATATAATTGGGAATTAAGATTGGAGCACTCCAAACACACGTtctacatcctttgtggcttaTTCTTATCATTGTGcaaataattttctcttttctctttgtgGCATTGAGGTAATCTTCACAAATGTAACAAAATCTAGATAAATTTCATCCACTAGATAATACCCCATATCATATTAGATTTCATTCATTATGTATCGCACCGTAAGCGCGTGTAAATCCATAAGTTTTGTGATATCATGATTTCAAGAAATTTTTGTTGTATTGCCATTATCACCTCAACAAAATCAACTTGTTAAtatagttttataatatttatattaatattttgattagttagacaaaaattatactaaaagaaataattctaacatctaacattttttattcgttaagtaacatttctttttctagCCTGAGTGGCAATCGTTGAACTTGGCCCCAAAATTTGTTGGCAAAGATATTGATAAAATGACACATTTTGAAAAGCCTGGATCTCTCGAGAAACAAACTTCCTGATGAAATTCCTCAAACCATGTCACATTTGTCTTGTCATGGCTACTATTTCTTGTAATTTAATAACTTTCATCGATCAAATACTTTCTGGCACGTTATATAAATGAATTTCGTTACTGATCAACTTCACCATATCCCTCTAGTCAAGGCTGTACCAAATTGTTGTACTTTATATAgtagaaaatgtatttttcggTCATTATCACTATCCCTAAGCACTGGGTGTCTTTAAGGTTCGTCTCTACATtaagaatgtaattttttttcttttttttttatcacgaaGGAGAGTTTTTATAAACTTCTTTCCCCCAATTTATGTATGgtatataaatagaaacatcaaGACAGCAAAGTGAacaattaatgtaaattttctTGGTGAGTCTGACGATTAAAGACTCTCAGTAAATTTACAACTTTCTATTTGGCTATAAACCACCAGTCCCTAGACTAAACTTCTATTTCGCGATCTTTATCATTGAGATTTGGGGTGTTTCCTTCCCACAACTCAAATAGCTCCCTTTTCATCCAAGATATCACAACTACAGGTCCCAAAGTAGAAGGCACCTACATAAACCAAGAAAAGGAACATCGATAAAGTGAaaccaataaaatttaaaaatttcaccAGCTGCCAGAGCAGTTACCAGGGTTTACAagagtaatttaaaattttcactaattGATATATAAACTTAAGTTTATGCCAGGAGTAAGCTTAGTTTTCATTTTATGTGTGTCAAAGCCCCAGGATTTCCTTGTATCAATCAAGAGATATTAATGTCGGTGCCATGGTCAAGGGagttgaaaatacaaaatgagACAGGTTAGTTTAAATACTATTCATATAGGATATTTTCATTACATAAGATGAATATGCAAGTCCTTAAAAATGATGCACCATTAACAATCATGGGAGTCAGAACAATGGATTGGGTATCACATAGTTTGAAATTCAGCCAAGCAAGTTAACTTTTGAAAAATACACAGATAGACATGAATTTGATGTACCATGTAGTTTATGCACTGGCCATTAGTAAGTGAAAGTAGTTCTGACAATTTCAGACTTGGATCTTAGAAAACATATGACAAACTAATTGCATGATCCAAATGGCTCAGTGTGCAAACTCAATATACACCATACTTAACCAAGAATCTCTCCCTACTGAGATCAGAATTTGGTTGTAAGAAAATGTTCAACAATTTCAGTTTACCGCTCCAATGCAAACCTGGCAAATGTATCTTTTTATTGCTAAGTGCACCTAGCAGGGACATAAAATCCACTTTTACAAGAGAAAGGGTTATACACAAAGGCTATCAATATCATAGCTACAAGTGCTGGTAACAAAAGGGAGGGTAAAAGTAAGAAGCAAGCTTTTATGATCCATCCAACGGACAATGATCACTTCACGTAGATAATGGATGGAGGAACAATCTCCAGTTTTGACCTATTTAGTTTAACCCGGTAAAATCATATACTCAAGTCAAACTCATAAGTTTGAATTTCTAGATGGCAATTCTTCAAGTTGATATACCATACTTATAGACTAGAAAGAGAAATAACAAAGttaaaatcatttatattaAGCAATCACTGTGACTACTTTCTTTTATCTGCTATGCAAACCATAGTTTcccaatatataaataaagggaTTTTCTATTGTGTACCCATGAGCACATGATAAGAAGTCAAAAATAGAATGTTTGTATCAGAAAAGAAAgcatgtattaattattatatcaaaaacacaaaagtcATCTTATACttgcatttttaaattttaagtaactTAAGCATTTCATAGGGTGTATTGAATGCTTTCACTGCTCATGACTCATGATCACACAAACATAAAAACCCttgataaaataagataataggAACAGAAATTCTGGAATAAATGATGAATAAAGGTCAAAGAAAGTAGAGGTATAAAAGAAACCAGTATTATGACaagaagaaatagaaataaattagtaCCAGATAAAGAAGTGCAGGTTGAGGTGAGTGGGTCAAGACACCAGCTGCCAAAGCAGTTACCAGGCCAATGGCATACCCGGGTAGCGCATACCATATGTATTTGTGCCCCTTTGAGGAATGTAATTCTAAGAGATTTACTGTATCCCTGCTCTTGCGATAATCAAAGCAGAGGACTAAAGCCAGTAGCATGCCTGGGATAGCCTTCAAAAGATGAGCAAATATTATAAAGCAACAAACACATAAATTTTGAAGAatcagaattttaaaaatttattaaaatcttgGCAAGCTTAGGTTGACACAGAAttgtaatgatattttattttatatagcaCATGTAATGATATTATAAACACAGTAATTGATGGAGCACACAAAAAGCATTGATCATATTATATCCAATATAACTACTGCATAGCTTTCATTCAAATCAAATCACCATGCAGCACAAGAACCCGttcaaaattcaatcaaatataGTTGATGCAGGGAAATGGAAGAAAAGGGGAGGGGAGAGGAGGGAGGTTACAGCATCGAAAAGTGACAACTAGAGTACAGTGAACAAGGgctatatctttcttttttattgctcttgcataaaatttccatgAGGTATTCAAAATCATAAACATAATAAATGTCAATCCAACCTACATCAAACATAGCAAGGCATGATCCAGCaggagaacaaaagaaagaaatgcaCAGCATTTCACACAgccaaaatcaatttaaatcaaGTAACATGCAGTCTTCGATAGTTCCAATGATTTTACAAAGTAAATCCAACACAACATACTACTTCATATGAAAGTAACCAAATGAAAAGACAATCTAAAACTTGGAAACAGTTAAGGACATGTTCTCATACAGTAAGAGATCTTAGACAGTAAGAATGTCATACCATGTCTCCTAAACCAAGCATCATGAAGTCTGCCGCATTCTCTCCAGGAACAACACCACCCAACAAATTTCTTGGAAAAACAATCTTTACAGGCAGCTCTAATTTCTTAGTTATCAGTTGCAACCCAGGAAGACCGATACTATTGGCAACGGTGTGCACAGGATTTGATGCTTGCTGTGTTGCCACTGATACCATGACATTTGCACCAAAAAATCTTTCAGAGAAGAAAACCCAAAAAATGTCATACACGAATAGACAAACAAGGAGCATAGCGCAAATTTTGATGTTTGGAAGACGCACATGGCTTACAAACGCGATGCATATAGATATGCCTAACAAATTGTTCAGTATCCAATGACCAGAAACAAGCCAAGCAGCCACAGTGAAAGAGCACACTAACAATAGTATTGCTTGGAGTCGTGTAAAAGATTTCGAGCAACAGCGTGAAACAAATGGATCCGCTAAACCAAACTGTGCCTTCAAATAGGCAACATAAGGAGACAAGCAGAAGAAAAGAGAGGATGCGGAAGCAACAGCAGTGAATGCAGTGAGAAGCTGCGAGACAGATGAGAACAAGTAGAACATCAAAAGCAAGCTAAAAGAGCTCATCACCGGGATCATCAATGCCTGTGACCTATCCAATGTAATCGATGCTTCACATAAGTCACGATTATGCTCCATTTCTTTCCCATAGTTTAGAGCTCGAAATGCTGCGCCAAATGTCACAGCCACAGCTGTAATGATAAGTGTGACAGGCGCAGGCTCTAGCAAGTACAACAGTTTCCAAAGGGATTCCATCATACAAGAGGCACAATTAACTCAAGCCCACTTTCATGCATACACAACTTAACACTTATGACTCTGCAACCAAAGTTGCACAGTTTTAATTTTGAAGACAAAAGCCTAAGCAGTTAAAACCGTGCAACCTGCATACATCAAATGAAACTTGTAAGCACATCTAAGTATTTTCATtgaacaacaaataaaaaaaaagtttcagaatccagtaattatattttcatttcaaccacaaaataaaacaaaacaaaacaaaatctcTCAGGTCTAACCACTTTAGGAGTTTGAGTAGTATCATCCatctaaaacaaacaaacccatCAGAACATGTTcacattattgttttatttaccCTAAATCGAAGCTCGATAATTTCTTTCTTCGAAGAAATTAAACTGAGTATCGCACCCAAAATTCCAACCATCCCCTAATTTTATCTCTCACGATCGCATCGATTAACCCAAGAAACAAAGCGCACTAGTGCACTACCACAGACTAACATcgcaaaagtttaaatttttgaatCGGAGAACAAATTTTTTGCAGAAAAACGATGATCTAACCCACCACAGAGATTGAAGCGAAGTGTGTTGTGGAAGAAGGAGGAAAAGGGGATTGGGAAATTAGGGTTTAATGGAAAGACTGACCTTGGACTTTTGCAGAGGTTAGAGAGACACTTTGCTTTCTGTGTGCTCAATGAGGATACCACCCATTTCTCTAAATGTAGTGATGCAAATGTCAATTTAtccatattttcattttcaacccACTATTTTCAGTTAATTTTCCATGCTTCCCATGGTTTTGTTATAGGATGTGTTTGATTtggaggaagaaaatagaaaagatgaaaataaaataaaaatatttgtgggCATATATACGAGTTAATTTATGGGTTTAgatttatgaaaatgaaaataaaataaaaatatttgtgggCATATATAGTAGTGTTAATTTATGGGCATTGACACTATTAGTACTAAAATTTTTTAACGTATAGTTGTAGCAAATCTGATTGTAGTAAAGTTTACTGTAAGAGATTAACTTATAGAAAATATTTGTGATTCAGACGACGATTACAATACATCTCAttgcaaaatattttgttttaatttatattaatctatttttaaatattatgttgatggtattaaatgaatcaatttaacTACTTTGagacatttgataatattgtgttaattatattatatattttacttaatcatgatataaaatagtagttataagaaaaaaacttaaatgaatAACCCATTGATATGAATCGAACCAAATCATTCATGAATGggttgagttttaaaaaaattatgaaaatcaaaccaaatcaaATCAGTTAAATTTGATTTGGTTAAATcctaaatttgataaaaactaGTTTGAACCAACCTGCGAGCActcataaatatttgaattaaagtaaaatgtaaaaagtgtgaatattataaaaaatcataaaatttatttttaacattatttctCTCATTTCTACTAAACACACATataagggaaaataaaaattatattgaaaataaattttgtattactTTTAGTGGGAATCACACCTTTTGTATTCTATGTTAATTCaagagtaaaatatgtttgagtttctttaatgtcaaaagtattaattttatcctcattttttttattaatttgatccttctaaaaataaaatatatttttgtcatcAGAAGTAACTCTTTTTTAACCAATTTTTGGCTTGACTAGCAGtttagttattttcttttctacatTTTTTCAGGTATACTCATAAGAAtattagaaattaataaaaaattataattttttgggattttagttaaaaaattgttaaattcaTTTTGAGAGTTTTGAACATTACAAATTGTTTAAATGATCTGTAATCAAATTGCAGGTATATACGTGTAAGTTTATCCCTTACATCAAATTATGTCTACTAGAGTTATCACATAGGactaataaaatatgttttatttttataaagactaaattaataaaaaaaatcataaagacaaaaataataatttttaaattttataacaactccaaatatattttactcttaaatCTAATTTACCTCTCATTTTCATCCTTTAAATCAGATATACTCTTAATTTCGTATGCATGGCAGGTGACATAATGTGAACCAAATTTTATTggtgaaaaaaagttaaaaaataattcttttaaatatgGAAATTATTTAAAGAATCGACCTGTACCAATAAATGTTTTcgttaaattaatttctaagtttttaaactatatgagaatttttaattagattttcaaattattatttttaattggattcctgaatttatatttattttttttaattaggttccTACTGTTATTTTCTCAAGGAAAGTTAATGACAAAaacctaaataaaaaataaatacaagtttAGAAACTtagttgaaaaaattatttaatggtctaatttaaaaaaaaaatagttcaggACTTActaaatagtttaaaaataaattaaaataaaaaagttaatttagtaatttatttaGAAGGAGTGCGTTAGATCTATACAAAAAAACTTGAAACTTAGAAGTTAGAAGTGTAATTAGGGAAATGATGATGCTTCTGTAGGTTGAGAATATTAACTGAAGAGTTTTCAGAGATTGAGAATATTGAGTTTATAACCCGCAAAAAGTGATAATATTGATTGGAAGagataaaaaacaacaacaactgaACATTACGTAAAGGTGGCAATACTAGATTCAAAAACAATCTACAAAAGCTTGAGAAGAATTTGAGAATTACTCAATAGGTTCTTGAACTAATCGAAATTTATTAATCGGGttcctaattaaataatttttttcaattgaattcTTAAACTTCTATTTGTTTTTTAGTTAGGGTTCTGTCATCAACTCCGTTAAGGAAATTCCATatgaaaccttttttttttcacgaaCTGACTCCAGT includes these proteins:
- the LOC100786631 gene encoding Signal peptide peptidase-like 1-like, which encodes MMESLWKLLYLLEPAPVTLIITAVAVTFGAAFRALNYGKEMEHNRDLCEASITLDRSQALMIPVMSSFSLLLMFYLFSSVSQLLTAFTAVASASSLFFCLSPYVAYLKAQFGLADPFVSRCCSKSFTRLQAILLLVCSFTVAAWLVSGHWILNNLLGISICIAFVSHVRLPNIKICAMLLVCLFVYDIFWVFFSERFFGANVMVSVATQQASNPVHTVANSIGLPGLQLITKKLELPVKIVFPRNLLGGVVPGENAADFMMLGLGDMAIPGMLLALVLCFDYRKSRDTVNLLELHSSKGHKYIWYALPGYAIGLVTALAAGVLTHSPQPALLYLVPSTLGPVVVISWMKRELFELWEGNTPNLNDKDREIEV